Proteins encoded by one window of Desulfovibrio ferrophilus:
- a CDS encoding ribonuclease J produces MTPTWRCAVTDHELKITPLGGLGEIGMNCMVLETNSSMVIIDCGLMFPEHSLFGIDVVIPRFDYILKNKDKLKGIVVTHGHEDHIGALPWLVPHVDVPVFGSEFTLGLAASRLKEHNLDRYVDMRVVNGRDRVELGDIAVNFFEVCHSIVGGFGLGLETPAGKVVHTGDFKIDRYPLHGVETDLKAFEEFSTSGVVLMMSDSTNVERDGYSLTEREIMASLKQIFGQAEGRILVTLFSSHIQRMQEVFELAKEYGRKVAVSGRSLARNIELADELDYLRIGGGTLINMEDLHRYNDDQLVLLVTGSQGEPLASLSRIAQGEHRQLRIHKGDLVLMSSRFIPGNVRAITRVINNLYRLGAEVMYEKVSGIHASGHAHREELRIMLETVDPKFFVPVHGEYRHLVKHCRLAHEYGVARERTVILEDGDPLTLTATSIRLEERVPVECIYVDGKGVGDVGQSVLKERHLLGGEGLVMVNMVVDKSTGEILFGPDIMSKGFVFEQQYSHLLEDAKCIVLDIFENIRPGDTDKLKERIRSSLRRFFRRVLERDPVVVPTVVLL; encoded by the coding sequence ATGACGCCTACCTGGAGATGCGCAGTGACTGATCACGAGTTGAAAATCACGCCGCTGGGAGGCCTTGGCGAGATCGGCATGAACTGCATGGTTCTGGAAACCAACAGTTCCATGGTCATCATCGATTGCGGGTTGATGTTTCCCGAGCATTCGCTGTTTGGCATCGACGTGGTTATTCCGCGTTTCGATTATATTCTGAAGAACAAGGATAAGCTCAAAGGCATTGTTGTTACCCACGGGCATGAGGACCATATCGGGGCGTTGCCCTGGCTGGTGCCGCATGTGGACGTTCCGGTCTTCGGCTCCGAGTTCACTCTGGGCTTGGCGGCCAGCCGCCTGAAGGAACACAACCTGGACCGTTACGTGGATATGCGTGTGGTCAATGGTCGTGACCGGGTGGAACTGGGCGATATTGCCGTGAATTTCTTCGAAGTCTGTCACTCCATTGTGGGTGGCTTCGGGCTGGGGCTTGAGACTCCTGCCGGCAAGGTTGTGCATACCGGAGATTTTAAGATTGACCGCTATCCCTTGCATGGCGTGGAGACGGACCTCAAGGCTTTTGAGGAGTTCTCCACGAGCGGTGTGGTTCTGATGATGTCCGATTCCACCAACGTGGAGCGCGATGGGTATTCCCTGACCGAGCGCGAGATCATGGCTTCTCTGAAGCAGATCTTCGGCCAGGCCGAAGGGCGTATCCTTGTGACGCTGTTCTCCAGCCACATCCAGCGAATGCAGGAAGTCTTTGAGCTGGCCAAGGAGTATGGACGTAAGGTCGCCGTATCAGGCCGTAGTCTGGCTCGGAATATCGAGTTGGCTGACGAGCTGGACTATTTGCGCATTGGTGGCGGTACGCTGATCAATATGGAAGATCTGCACCGCTATAATGATGACCAGTTGGTGTTGTTGGTCACGGGATCTCAAGGTGAGCCGTTGGCATCTCTGTCGCGCATTGCCCAGGGCGAGCACCGTCAGCTCAGGATTCACAAGGGTGACCTGGTGTTGATGTCTTCACGCTTTATCCCCGGCAACGTGCGCGCCATTACGCGAGTCATCAACAATCTGTATCGCCTGGGTGCAGAGGTGATGTACGAAAAAGTTTCCGGAATCCACGCCTCTGGACATGCCCACCGCGAGGAATTGCGCATCATGCTTGAGACCGTGGACCCCAAGTTCTTTGTGCCCGTGCACGGAGAATACCGTCATTTGGTCAAGCATTGCCGCCTGGCGCATGAATATGGCGTGGCCCGTGAGCGGACCGTCATTCTTGAGGATGGGGACCCCCTGACCCTGACCGCCACCAGTATTCGGCTGGAAGAGCGCGTGCCCGTGGAGTGCATTTACGTGGACGGCAAGGGCGTGGGCGATGTCGGACAGTCGGTGCTCAAGGAGCGGCATCTGCTGGGTGGCGAGGGCCTTGTCATGGTCAATATGGTCGTGGACAAGAGTACCGGAGAGATCCTGTTCGGCCCTGACATCATGTCCAAGGGCTTTGTGTTCGAGCAGCAGTACAGTCATCTGCTTGAAGACGCCAAGTGCATTGTACTTGATATTTTCGAGAACATTCGGCCCGGTGATACCGACAAGCTCAAGGAGCGCATCCGCTCGTCGCTCAGGCGGTTCTTCCGTCGTGTTCTGGAGCGGGACCCTGTGGTGGTCCCGACCGTTGTGCTGCTCTAG
- the flgM gene encoding flagellar biosynthesis anti-sigma factor FlgM — protein MAIKGLGNTNSPYDQINIQKQQEAEAAENGAKGVKNPARSGDNISVSEDARLLSIAMKTANETPDTRTDKVAELKAQVQGGTYSANGRTIAERLVAEELDLFE, from the coding sequence GTGGCTATCAAAGGCTTGGGGAACACAAATAGCCCCTACGACCAAATCAATATCCAGAAGCAACAGGAAGCTGAGGCTGCCGAGAACGGCGCCAAAGGCGTCAAGAATCCGGCGCGTAGCGGAGACAACATCTCCGTCAGCGAAGACGCACGGCTGCTTTCCATTGCCATGAAAACGGCCAACGAAACCCCGGATACCCGTACCGACAAAGTGGCCGAACTCAAGGCCCAGGTGCAGGGTGGCACCTACAGTGCCAATGGGCGCACCATTGCCGAGCGCCTCGTCGCCGAAGAACTCGACCTGTTCGAATAG
- a CDS encoding tetratricopeptide repeat protein, with translation MPEESPKATIDETTTIPYPFTGVFSEIVTKSVGFGATKRKEKIKKLWFLERDEQGTTFIRPLSKSYLPSGDPAEIPLARAIKNFFPEPNIYMTRVAPKMAEVEAAVTKGDEHRSQDEHYSAEFAYKEALSIDEFHIRANFGLALTYASMGDKEKAKHTFRTIVTLEGSFNEKHKHLFNEFGIALRKNEMYRESLEYYLRALRLCKSDENLLFNLARACYDNDSHEHAVEFLDKALALKPDFKEAMMLKKAIGKIDPSLLEPQEQDDQPPSDEATNGAA, from the coding sequence ATGCCCGAAGAATCGCCAAAAGCCACTATCGATGAGACTACCACAATCCCGTATCCATTTACGGGTGTGTTCTCTGAAATAGTTACCAAAAGCGTGGGCTTTGGGGCAACAAAACGCAAAGAAAAAATAAAGAAACTCTGGTTTCTTGAACGCGATGAGCAGGGGACCACTTTTATCCGCCCACTTTCCAAGAGCTACCTGCCCAGCGGTGATCCCGCTGAAATTCCTCTCGCGCGAGCAATCAAGAATTTTTTCCCGGAACCCAATATTTACATGACTCGCGTAGCCCCCAAAATGGCCGAAGTGGAAGCTGCCGTAACCAAAGGGGACGAGCATCGGAGTCAGGACGAACACTACAGCGCTGAATTCGCTTACAAAGAAGCCCTGTCCATTGACGAATTTCATATCCGAGCCAATTTCGGTCTAGCACTGACCTATGCTAGCATGGGAGACAAGGAAAAGGCCAAGCACACCTTTCGCACCATCGTCACCCTCGAAGGCTCCTTTAACGAGAAACACAAACATCTGTTCAACGAATTTGGAATCGCCCTACGCAAGAACGAAATGTACAGGGAAAGTCTGGAGTATTATCTGCGGGCACTGAGACTATGCAAAAGTGACGAGAATCTACTCTTCAATCTCGCCAGAGCCTGCTACGACAACGACAGCCATGAGCATGCCGTCGAATTTCTGGACAAGGCACTCGCCCTGAAGCCGGACTTCAAAGAGGCCATGATGCTGAAAAAAGCTATCGGGAAAATAGACCCCAGCCTGTTGGAACCACAGGAACAAGATGATCAACCCCCTAGCGACGAGGCGACGAACGGCGCAGCCTGA
- a CDS encoding TlpA disulfide reductase family protein, protein MKDVKKNSRSGVAVLPRLIRVLVLALVLGLFAVPGPARADAMDRIDAQGLMNLLEQERGKVVLVNFWASWCGPCRVEMPFLIKLREAMAQEDLFMVGVALDFDADAAANFAEEAGLNFPIFHAWDDVMPAFAVGAIPKTMIWDREGRLRIEHVGVMASEALFEGVGDLVGQ, encoded by the coding sequence ATGAAGGATGTCAAGAAAAACAGCCGTTCCGGAGTAGCCGTGTTGCCCCGATTGATCAGGGTGCTGGTGCTTGCGCTTGTGTTGGGATTGTTTGCCGTGCCAGGGCCTGCACGGGCTGACGCCATGGATCGTATTGATGCCCAAGGGTTGATGAACCTGTTGGAGCAAGAGCGAGGGAAGGTTGTCTTGGTCAATTTTTGGGCATCATGGTGTGGCCCTTGTCGGGTCGAGATGCCCTTTTTGATAAAATTGCGGGAAGCCATGGCTCAGGAAGACTTGTTTATGGTCGGCGTGGCCCTTGATTTCGATGCCGATGCTGCAGCGAATTTTGCCGAAGAGGCAGGATTGAATTTTCCCATTTTTCACGCTTGGGACGATGTGATGCCTGCTTTCGCGGTGGGAGCAATTCCCAAGACCATGATTTGGGACCGGGAGGGGCGCTTGCGAATAGAGCATGTGGGTGTGATGGCTTCCGAAGCCCTGTTCGAAGGCGTTGGTGATCTTGTCGGGCAATAG
- a CDS encoding cache domain-containing protein — MNIRTKIFAGFFLIFAGTILAGGLVLYIMVKDTLQRNIENELSNSSATLLELVRNSVDVSVRNRLRAVAEKNQEIISSYYERAKRGAMTEASAKQLAVEMMNAQRIGLTGYIYCLDSDGVVVVHPVTENLGRDVSEFDFVQQQKALKEGYLEYYWKNPGEDELRPKALYMAYFEPWDWIISVSTYREEFRELVDIRDFRRSILAQRFGHEGYAFVLDSLGNLVAHPFLSGNMLNARGVRGRELTQEMISRKFGKIKYWWKNPGDTESREKIVIYNYLPEVDWIVAASGYIDDFNAPLTYLRRMAVLVVLVVLCLGLPFSWWVGMSVTSSLKELGAGFAKASEGEFTVRLAERSKDEMGRVAKYFNNFMDRLEAYDNNLRREIRDRRVAEAGEKQVRNHLQDIIDSMPIIVLGVDADNRITLWNRRAEDEMGIPRVQALGKDVATSCPASGTFLDLLDEVQREHRSVSRDKVMGLHNGQAVYRSIDIYPLAGAEGVVIVIADVTDRVQMEEMMIQTEKMMSVGGLAAGMAHEINNPLGGILQGAQNIIRRLSPRIKANAKVAEEIGCSLDHIERYMQQRGILHMLDGIRESGMRAAQIVANMLEFSRASESKRALSDLSSLLEKALELAGSEYDLKRQYDFKKILVERDFDLDLPPVMCSATEIEQVFLNLFRNAAQAMFLHGAAGVPMLRLKTQRDGDWVRVEIADNGPGMDEETRRRIFEPFFTTKEVGQGTGLGLSVSYFIITDNHGGTFAVESSPGRGATFTIRLPI, encoded by the coding sequence ATGAATATTCGAACTAAAATATTTGCAGGTTTCTTTCTGATTTTCGCTGGAACGATCCTGGCCGGCGGCCTTGTGCTGTATATAATGGTCAAGGATACATTGCAGCGTAATATCGAGAACGAATTGTCCAACAGCTCTGCCACCCTCCTGGAGTTGGTGAGGAATTCTGTGGACGTGTCCGTTCGCAATCGACTTCGGGCTGTGGCCGAGAAGAATCAAGAGATCATCTCCAGTTATTACGAGCGGGCAAAGCGCGGGGCCATGACCGAGGCTTCAGCCAAACAGCTGGCCGTGGAAATGATGAATGCCCAGCGCATCGGGCTGACTGGTTATATCTACTGCCTGGATAGCGACGGGGTTGTGGTGGTGCACCCTGTCACGGAGAATTTGGGCCGGGATGTTTCGGAGTTCGATTTTGTTCAGCAGCAGAAGGCGCTCAAGGAAGGCTATCTCGAGTACTACTGGAAGAACCCGGGAGAGGATGAGCTCAGACCCAAGGCTTTGTATATGGCTTATTTCGAGCCTTGGGACTGGATTATCTCCGTGAGTACATATCGGGAGGAGTTCCGGGAACTCGTGGATATTCGGGATTTCAGGCGTAGCATTCTGGCCCAACGCTTTGGTCACGAAGGGTATGCCTTTGTGCTTGATTCCCTGGGCAATCTGGTGGCGCATCCGTTCCTGTCCGGGAACATGCTCAATGCCAGAGGTGTTCGGGGCAGAGAATTGACCCAGGAGATGATCTCCAGAAAATTTGGCAAGATCAAATACTGGTGGAAGAATCCCGGTGATACCGAATCTCGTGAGAAAATAGTTATTTATAACTATTTGCCGGAGGTTGATTGGATTGTAGCAGCCAGCGGCTATATTGATGATTTCAACGCTCCTCTGACGTATTTGCGCCGCATGGCAGTGTTGGTTGTGCTGGTTGTGCTGTGTCTGGGACTGCCGTTTTCCTGGTGGGTCGGAATGTCTGTGACCTCTTCCCTCAAGGAACTGGGGGCTGGGTTTGCGAAAGCCTCGGAGGGGGAATTCACGGTTCGTCTGGCTGAACGCTCCAAGGACGAGATGGGGCGTGTGGCAAAATATTTTAATAATTTCATGGATCGGCTGGAAGCATACGACAATAATCTGCGTCGCGAGATCAGGGATCGTCGGGTAGCCGAGGCAGGCGAAAAACAGGTGCGCAATCACCTGCAGGATATCATCGACTCCATGCCGATTATTGTCCTTGGTGTCGATGCAGACAACAGGATTACCCTATGGAATCGGCGCGCTGAGGACGAGATGGGGATTCCCAGGGTACAGGCCTTGGGCAAGGATGTGGCGACATCATGTCCAGCTAGCGGCACTTTTCTTGATCTGTTGGATGAAGTCCAGCGCGAACACCGTTCTGTCTCTCGTGACAAGGTGATGGGGCTTCATAATGGCCAGGCTGTGTATCGATCCATAGATATTTATCCTCTGGCCGGTGCCGAGGGCGTGGTGATTGTCATTGCTGATGTGACCGACCGGGTGCAGATGGAAGAAATGATGATTCAGACGGAGAAGATGATGTCAGTGGGTGGATTGGCCGCAGGCATGGCCCATGAGATCAACAATCCGTTGGGGGGGATTCTTCAGGGAGCACAGAACATCATCAGGCGCTTATCGCCCCGGATCAAAGCCAATGCCAAGGTCGCAGAAGAAATCGGTTGTTCCCTTGATCATATTGAACGCTACATGCAACAGCGTGGCATACTGCACATGCTGGATGGCATTCGTGAAAGTGGGATGCGGGCAGCACAGATCGTGGCCAATATGCTTGAATTCAGCCGTGCCAGCGAGTCGAAGCGGGCTTTGAGTGATTTGTCTTCACTTCTGGAAAAAGCATTGGAATTGGCTGGAAGCGAATACGACCTCAAGCGGCAGTACGATTTCAAGAAGATTCTTGTGGAAAGAGATTTTGATCTGGATTTGCCTCCGGTGATGTGTTCAGCCACCGAAATCGAGCAGGTGTTTCTGAATCTGTTCCGCAATGCCGCACAGGCGATGTTTCTGCATGGAGCAGCAGGTGTGCCTATGCTCAGGCTCAAGACCCAGCGCGACGGCGATTGGGTTCGAGTCGAGATTGCCGACAACGGACCGGGGATGGATGAAGAAACCCGGCGGCGTATATTTGAACCCTTCTTTACCACTAAGGAAGTAGGGCAGGGCACCGGGCTCGGCCTGTCCGTCTCCTACTTTATCATCACCGACAACCATGGCGGAACCTTTGCCGTGGAGTCGTCCCCCGGGCGTGGGGCCACGTTCACCATCCGACTGCCCATCTAA
- a CDS encoding PAS domain S-box protein — MRLIIVLVLFVAYPVCCAGAQDPGDITPRILTINSPPIAYFERGELAGFGVEVVRVLSERLGQPVDIAMGAYADNYKRSRLEPSVALFPTSRTFGREKEFKWVGPLIPEQICLYARKDSGISLASLEAAKHVRSIATVEGYASETYLRDRGFSNIVSHRSPSQCADALKYGRVDLWVSSDVTMASLARQADVDPESLHKVLIVSEFPSYLAFSPSTPDVLVDAWQQELDHLKADGSFERLRAKWLPRLEHGVGPMLAMEPAVQYTEKERAWIAGKQVIKIGVDSDYEPLDFVNAQGLHSGYSSDILRLLSERTGLIFDIQYGLSWSQVMDGAMEHSLDMVACLTPSGERARHLLFTESYVRFPSVVVTRMDAPFIGGLSDLSGKTVAAVRGFHTTQQLRDEYPATRLLIVENAAEALSAVSQGRAYGYVGNLGVMGYLIRKHGLSNLKVASRTDFDSYGFAMGVRSDWPILRDILNKALATISEETHAQIMARWVAPPPPPSAIDQALLPWLWAGGVTLVLVLVTVVSWNRRLSREIAERAQAEQHLADSEQRFRELFDNAQVGIYEARLDGEGRFVSANQRLVEMLGYDSEQELLQECALSEHLLDSSTSEQLRRAMISVHGFLKLRTGLRRRDGAMVWAEFSGKINPKNGLVTGIVQDQTEQVQAEQALQEGELLMRTVLDAIPFFVCLFGADRRFRMVNRVGCELLGMDIDRIVGRHIGDVIPEDVWALFKPAEDKALGGESSLVDMHTDYARRQGFYNAYYSPYVDAFGQVQGVACCVIDVTDRHRAENQLKASEERYRVVVEQSKDAIVIGSMKGELMYGNPASEELFGYRLLEVKGVQVERFFHAEDWPRIASFMGQAGDFTYEARMIARDGSVLFVENSRSVIQYDGQPCILVHIRDVTERHLAEQRLRQNEERLQMALDSPEYGLWELWPQSGQIDLPVRVFHDSFGFSGNELNRDLKGWAEVVHEDDLVATKEVLRPYLQGEDSSLKHEFRIRDAFGHWRWILVQGRVVEFGEQDLPVRLLGVVQDITERKAAEERLRELATTDSLTGLSNRRSFMEEAEREFRRAQRYGIALSLLMLDVDHFKEVNDSFGHEVGDLALKSLAQIGRNVLRNVDIMGRMGGEEFAVLLPETGVEEALEAAERLRASVEQSPVMIRDSSEVRCTVSIGVALAHKDETLDDLLRRADAAMYAAKRKGRNRSEVNKEDAAG, encoded by the coding sequence TTGAGACTCATCATCGTTCTGGTTCTTTTCGTAGCCTATCCTGTCTGCTGTGCCGGAGCACAAGACCCCGGCGACATAACACCGCGGATTTTGACCATCAATAGCCCTCCCATCGCTTATTTTGAACGGGGGGAGTTGGCTGGATTTGGTGTCGAGGTCGTACGTGTGCTTTCTGAGCGCCTGGGGCAGCCTGTGGATATTGCGATGGGAGCCTATGCCGACAACTACAAGAGGAGCCGGCTGGAACCGTCTGTTGCTCTGTTCCCCACTTCCAGAACTTTTGGACGGGAAAAGGAATTCAAGTGGGTCGGGCCACTCATCCCGGAGCAAATTTGTCTTTACGCTCGAAAGGATAGTGGCATTTCCCTCGCCAGTCTGGAAGCCGCCAAGCATGTGCGGAGTATCGCGACGGTGGAGGGCTATGCCTCGGAGACCTATCTGCGTGATCGTGGTTTTTCCAACATCGTCAGTCATCGCAGTCCCTCTCAGTGCGCAGACGCCTTGAAATATGGGCGCGTCGATCTGTGGGTCAGCAGTGATGTCACCATGGCTTCGCTGGCGCGGCAGGCGGATGTTGATCCGGAATCATTGCATAAGGTCCTTATTGTATCTGAGTTCCCAAGTTATTTGGCCTTTTCTCCATCCACGCCGGATGTGCTCGTGGATGCCTGGCAGCAGGAGTTGGACCATCTGAAGGCCGATGGTTCCTTCGAGAGGCTCCGAGCCAAATGGCTCCCCCGCCTCGAGCATGGTGTGGGGCCGATGCTCGCCATGGAGCCAGCGGTCCAATACACAGAAAAGGAACGAGCTTGGATTGCGGGCAAGCAGGTGATCAAGATCGGGGTGGATTCGGATTATGAACCGCTGGATTTTGTGAATGCCCAAGGCCTGCACTCGGGATACAGCTCGGACATATTGAGGTTGTTGTCCGAGCGTACAGGTTTGATCTTTGACATCCAATATGGCCTGTCCTGGTCCCAGGTCATGGATGGTGCAATGGAGCACAGCCTGGATATGGTGGCTTGCCTGACCCCATCCGGCGAGAGAGCGCGGCATCTGCTGTTTACTGAATCGTACGTTCGATTTCCATCTGTTGTCGTGACCCGTATGGATGCCCCTTTCATTGGAGGATTGAGCGATCTGTCGGGCAAAACCGTTGCCGCTGTGCGCGGGTTTCATACGACGCAACAGCTGCGGGATGAGTATCCGGCAACGAGATTGCTCATCGTCGAGAACGCAGCTGAAGCTTTGAGCGCTGTCTCCCAGGGGCGAGCCTATGGATACGTGGGAAACCTCGGAGTCATGGGGTATCTGATCCGCAAGCACGGTTTGAGCAACCTCAAGGTGGCCTCTCGGACCGACTTCGATTCGTATGGCTTTGCCATGGGTGTCAGAAGTGACTGGCCCATACTGAGAGATATTCTTAACAAGGCTCTCGCAACCATTAGCGAAGAAACACATGCCCAGATCATGGCCAGATGGGTGGCTCCGCCACCTCCCCCCTCTGCTATTGATCAGGCTTTGCTCCCCTGGCTATGGGCTGGCGGTGTGACGCTGGTGTTGGTGTTGGTGACCGTTGTCTCCTGGAATCGCCGCTTGAGCCGTGAGATCGCTGAGCGTGCCCAGGCCGAGCAACACCTTGCGGATAGTGAACAGCGTTTTCGCGAACTCTTCGATAACGCCCAAGTGGGTATTTATGAGGCCCGGCTTGACGGTGAAGGCCGGTTTGTTAGTGCCAACCAGCGTCTGGTGGAAATGTTGGGTTATGACAGTGAGCAGGAATTGCTTCAGGAGTGTGCCTTATCTGAGCATCTACTGGATTCCTCGACATCCGAGCAATTGCGCCGGGCAATGATTTCTGTTCATGGCTTCTTGAAATTGCGAACCGGGTTGCGCCGTCGGGATGGAGCTATGGTCTGGGCCGAATTTTCAGGCAAGATCAATCCCAAGAATGGTCTGGTGACCGGTATTGTCCAGGATCAGACCGAGCAGGTACAGGCTGAGCAGGCCTTGCAAGAGGGGGAACTCCTCATGCGGACCGTGCTGGATGCCATCCCGTTTTTTGTTTGTCTGTTCGGAGCGGACAGGCGATTTCGGATGGTGAACAGAGTTGGCTGTGAACTGTTGGGTATGGACATTGATCGGATCGTTGGTCGTCATATCGGGGACGTCATCCCTGAGGATGTATGGGCGTTGTTCAAGCCCGCCGAAGACAAGGCCCTCGGCGGAGAATCCTCCCTTGTGGACATGCATACGGATTATGCTCGCCGTCAGGGATTCTACAACGCCTATTATTCTCCATATGTTGATGCCTTTGGCCAGGTTCAGGGCGTGGCTTGCTGTGTTATCGACGTCACTGATCGCCATCGTGCCGAGAATCAACTCAAAGCCAGTGAAGAGCGCTATCGCGTTGTTGTGGAGCAATCCAAGGATGCCATCGTCATCGGGTCCATGAAAGGGGAGCTGATGTATGGCAATCCCGCTTCGGAGGAGTTGTTCGGGTATCGGCTGCTTGAGGTCAAGGGTGTCCAGGTCGAACGGTTTTTCCATGCTGAGGATTGGCCTAGAATTGCGTCCTTCATGGGGCAGGCCGGAGATTTTACGTATGAAGCGAGAATGATCGCCCGGGATGGGAGTGTGCTGTTCGTGGAGAATTCCCGATCGGTGATTCAGTACGACGGCCAACCTTGCATTTTAGTGCATATTCGTGACGTGACCGAGCGGCATCTCGCGGAGCAGCGTTTGCGTCAGAATGAAGAGCGGCTGCAGATGGCCTTGGACAGTCCCGAGTACGGGTTGTGGGAATTGTGGCCGCAGAGCGGGCAGATCGATCTGCCGGTTAGAGTTTTTCATGACAGCTTCGGGTTCAGCGGAAATGAGTTGAACAGGGATTTGAAGGGCTGGGCCGAAGTGGTGCATGAGGATGATCTGGTTGCGACCAAGGAAGTCTTACGACCGTATTTGCAGGGAGAGGATTCATCCCTGAAGCATGAGTTCAGAATTCGTGATGCTTTTGGGCATTGGCGTTGGATTCTTGTACAGGGACGAGTTGTTGAATTTGGAGAGCAGGACCTCCCTGTACGTCTGCTCGGAGTTGTGCAGGACATTACCGAACGCAAGGCTGCGGAAGAGCGGCTGCGTGAGCTTGCCACGACCGATAGTCTGACGGGCTTGTCCAACAGACGTAGCTTTATGGAAGAAGCCGAACGCGAATTCAGGCGTGCGCAACGTTATGGTATTGCTCTGTCGCTGTTGATGCTGGATGTTGACCATTTCAAGGAGGTCAATGATTCCTTTGGTCATGAAGTTGGTGATCTGGCGCTCAAGTCTTTGGCGCAGATCGGTCGCAATGTGCTGCGGAATGTAGATATCATGGGGCGTATGGGCGGTGAGGAATTTGCTGTGCTGCTCCCGGAGACCGGTGTTGAAGAAGCTCTGGAAGCAGCCGAGCGATTACGCGCAAGTGTCGAGCAGTCCCCAGTGATGATTCGGGATTCATCAGAGGTGCGCTGTACCGTGAGTATCGGCGTGGCTTTGGCGCATAAGGATGAGACATTGGACGACCTGCTGCGTCGTGCTGATGCTGCCATGTATGCGGCCAAGAGGAAGGGCAGAAACAGGTCTGAAGTGAACAAGGAAGATGCTGCGGGCTAG
- a CDS encoding M48 family metalloprotease: MPASMNRRQFLYTGAIAAAGALAGCAINPVTGQQQLMLMSPQQEVEVDRQNAPHQFSADYGKTDDIALQTYVNSVGKDMAKRTHRPDMPYNFNVVNATYVNAYAFPGGSIAATRGIMLTLQNEAELGALMGHEMGHVNARHTSSRMSKALVLQGLAAGLAIGVSASEYKSLTPLAAGLGAIGAGALLAHYSREDERQADELGMEYMVKTGYSPQGMVGLQQHLVDMHDRTPSALEVLFSSHPMSEERRDTAKYEAQTTYASASGLPLKRERYMDNTAKLRTLKPAIDEMQTGEKFMSKKQYADAEVHFRKALKLAPDDYVGLLLMSKCQLAQGNKREGERYAELAKISKPGEAQALHVAGLAKLQMGRYDAALSQFTQYERALPGNPNTIYYEAMALDGMGQRDQAARQYSRYLRSGNRDANAQRAYNRLQSWGYVK, from the coding sequence ATGCCCGCCTCAATGAACCGAAGACAATTTCTGTATACCGGAGCCATCGCTGCTGCCGGGGCGCTGGCCGGATGCGCCATCAACCCCGTCACTGGCCAGCAGCAATTGATGCTCATGTCTCCGCAGCAGGAAGTCGAAGTCGATCGCCAAAACGCACCCCATCAGTTTTCTGCCGATTACGGCAAGACCGACGATATCGCCTTGCAGACCTACGTTAATTCCGTGGGCAAAGACATGGCCAAACGCACGCATCGACCTGACATGCCCTATAATTTCAATGTCGTGAATGCCACGTACGTCAACGCTTATGCCTTCCCGGGCGGTAGCATCGCTGCAACGCGCGGCATCATGCTGACCTTACAAAACGAAGCTGAGCTCGGCGCGCTCATGGGGCACGAGATGGGACACGTCAATGCCCGGCATACGTCATCTCGCATGTCCAAAGCCCTGGTACTCCAGGGACTGGCTGCCGGCCTGGCCATCGGCGTCTCGGCCTCGGAATACAAATCCCTGACTCCACTGGCCGCAGGATTGGGTGCCATCGGCGCCGGGGCACTGTTAGCCCACTACTCCCGAGAAGACGAACGTCAGGCTGATGAGCTGGGCATGGAATACATGGTCAAGACGGGCTACAGCCCACAAGGCATGGTAGGACTGCAACAGCACTTGGTCGACATGCACGATCGCACTCCCTCAGCGCTGGAAGTACTGTTCTCATCCCATCCCATGAGCGAGGAGCGGCGCGATACCGCCAAGTATGAAGCGCAAACCACCTACGCCTCAGCCAGTGGCCTGCCACTGAAGCGCGAGCGTTACATGGACAACACCGCCAAGCTTCGCACACTGAAGCCTGCCATCGATGAAATGCAGACCGGCGAAAAATTCATGAGCAAAAAACAATACGCTGATGCCGAAGTTCATTTCCGCAAGGCCCTCAAGCTGGCACCCGACGACTATGTCGGACTTCTTCTGATGTCCAAATGCCAACTGGCTCAGGGCAACAAACGAGAGGGAGAGCGCTATGCCGAGCTGGCCAAGATTTCCAAGCCCGGCGAGGCTCAAGCCTTGCACGTGGCGGGGCTGGCCAAGCTCCAGATGGGGCGCTATGACGCTGCCCTGTCTCAATTCACGCAATATGAACGCGCGCTGCCCGGCAACCCCAATACCATATACTATGAAGCCATGGCTCTAGATGGCATGGGCCAACGTGACCAAGCGGCTCGCCAGTACTCCCGCTATCTGCGAAGTGGGAACCGGGATGCCAATGCCCAGCGGGCATACAATCGTCTCCAGTCATGGGGCTACGTCAAGTAA